A single window of Salvia splendens isolate huo1 chromosome 6, SspV2, whole genome shotgun sequence DNA harbors:
- the LOC121808414 gene encoding magnesium transporter MRS2-I-like: MKKKGGGSQSHRWIVLDSTGQEIVLDVDKYAIMHRVQIHARDLRILDPLLSYPPTILARHGAIILNLEHIKAIITSKEVLLRNPLDENVVPIVEELRRRLKPQIDHREANGDGSSHIGEDDYPFEFQVLEVALESICSFLSARTIELETDVYPSLDRLSSKICSSNLERVRKSKSEMAQLTARVQKLRDELGQLLHEDGDMAELYLSRAAMPGDENDVDEVEMLLETYYMQIDDTLNKLTTLGKHIDNANAYVRIKLDKDRNRLIQLDLILNTGNLCLDISSLVAGIFGMNIPYTWNTNHGYMFKWVVISSGVFSSLLFCIIMIFAYCKGLLGS, encoded by the exons ATGAAGAAGAAGGGGGGCGGGTCGCAGTCGCACAGGTGGATCGTATTGGATTCAACGGGTCAAGAAATCGTTCTTGATGTCGACAAATACGCAATCATGCATCGCGTGCAAATACACGCTCGTGATCTTCGCATTCTCGACCCGCTATTGTCGTACCCACCCACCATCCTCGCCCGGCACGGAGCCATTATTCTCAATTTGGAA CATATCAAGGCCATAATCACATCTAAAGAG GTTTTGCTTCGCAATCCGTTGGATGAGAATGTGGTTCCTATCGTAGAAGAACTCCGAAGGCGATTAAAACCACAAATTGATCATCGGGAAGCTAATGGTGATGGCTCTTCACATATTGGTGAAGATg ATTATCCATTCGAGTTTCAAGTACTTGAGGTGGCATTGGAATCTATCTGTAGTTTCCTTTCTGCTCGCACAATTGAACTCGAGACTGATGTTTACCCATCTTTGGATAGGCTTTCCTCAAAG ATTTGTAGTAGTAATCTAGAACGTGTACGCAAGTCAAAGAGTGAAATGGCTCAGCTGACTGCTCGTGTTCAAAAG CTGCGAGACGAGCTAGGGCAGCTTCTACACGAGGATGGGGACATGGCCGAACTCTACTTGTCGCGTGCAGCCATGCCCGGCGATGAAAATGATGTTGATGAAGTTGAAATGCTTCTTgag ACCTATTACATGCAAATAGATGACACATTGAATAAATTGACTACG CTAGGGAAACACATTGATAATGCGAATGCTTATGTGAGAATCAAG CTAGATAAAGATCGGAATCGTCTGATTCAATTGGATCTGATTCTCAACACCGGAAACCTATGTTTAGACATAAGCTCTTTGGTAGCTGGAATATTCGGTATGAACATTCCATACACATGGAACACCAATCATGGATACATGTTTAAATGG GTGGTCATCAGCAGTGGGGTGTTTAGCTCGCTTCTGTTTTGCATTATAATGATTTTCGCCTACTGCAAAGGC